A genome region from Brassica oleracea var. oleracea cultivar TO1000 chromosome C2, BOL, whole genome shotgun sequence includes the following:
- the LOC106326633 gene encoding defensin-like protein 295: MASKITFFFLLALALVISCATMVSIPIVEAQVFLPCKTTKDCEYLHCSSGTGQCIKSQCQCSGSLTRKAKIDSFKTTSYAQTFKVTSDCDPRMKPSCVSGSYMCFNGFCTCTH, encoded by the exons ATGGCATCAAAGATCACATTCTTCTTTCTCCTTGCTCTTGCTCTTGTTATCTCTT GTGCAACGATGGTGAGCATTCCAATAGTGGAAGCTCAGGTTTTTCTTCCTTGCAAAACAACTAAAGATTGTGAATACCTTCATTGCTCAAGTGGGACAGGTCAGTGCATAAAGAGTCAGTGCCAATGTAGCGGCTCACTGACTCGCAAAGCTAAAATCGACAGCTTTAAAACGACGAGTTATGCTCAGACGTTCAAGGTGACTAGTGATTGTGATCCTCGTATGAAACCTTCATGTGTTTCAGGATCTTATATGTGTTTCAATGGATTCTGTACGTGTACTCATTAA